A section of the Hydrogenobacter hydrogenophilus genome encodes:
- a CDS encoding LPXTG cell wall anchor domain-containing protein — MSWLATFIFLLLAILFFFLWKRRKKSCC, encoded by the coding sequence ATGAGCTGGCTTGCCACTTTTATTTTTCTTCTTTTGGCTATTTTGTTCTTCTTTTTGTGGAAAAGAAGGAAGAAAAGCTGTTGCTAA
- a CDS encoding GGDEF domain-containing protein — protein MEYVFYILLGFSLITFAFFMRSLIILLVGFCITSVYFFIHESVYLNMFMYTVLSMALLLQGYKIRKLSKGKLTLKDPLTGVYSRLFFEEYVREEIKKAYRFGKKFAILFIDLNDFKAINDAYGHHIGDHALKTIASKIKDNLRECDIVSRWGGDEFAIILPETSCNDILEITYKLYNNVNYSIGTTKITLSIGYACYPEHGHTLNDLLQEADKSMYKAKMVHREVKKGLRQ, from the coding sequence ATGGAATACGTTTTTTACATACTTTTAGGCTTTTCGCTAATCACCTTTGCTTTCTTTATGAGATCCTTAATAATTCTCCTTGTAGGTTTCTGCATTACAAGTGTTTATTTTTTCATACATGAAAGTGTTTATTTAAACATGTTTATGTACACAGTGCTTTCTATGGCTTTACTACTGCAAGGATATAAAATAAGGAAGTTATCTAAAGGGAAACTCACCTTAAAAGATCCCCTTACAGGAGTTTATTCAAGGCTTTTCTTTGAAGAGTATGTTAGGGAAGAGATAAAGAAGGCATATAGATTTGGGAAAAAGTTTGCCATTCTTTTCATAGATTTAAATGACTTTAAAGCGATAAACGACGCATACGGACATCACATAGGAGATCATGCCCTGAAAACAATAGCTTCAAAGATAAAAGATAATTTGAGAGAGTGCGATATAGTGTCAAGATGGGGAGGAGATGAGTTTGCTATTATACTTCCTGAAACTTCGTGCAACGATATATTGGAAATAACATACAAGTTATACAATAATGTAAACTACAGCATAGGGACTACCAAGATAACCCTTAGTATAGGGTATGCATGTTATCCGGAACACGGACATACATTAAACGATCTATTACAAGAGGCAGACAAAAGTATGTATAAAGCAAAAATGGTTCATAGGGAAGTAAAGAAAGGTTTGAGGCAATAG
- a CDS encoding GGDEF domain-containing protein codes for MTYDQYLALGFAVLFASFALGFKNSVVKKLSALFSVSFLLQTVAGFLNKKYLNLLLIFYSYLLIAVAFFYSISLTKTIRSLKNKAYLDALTKVNNRMFFEEVLKKELENYEKLGINYCILFIDMYNFKDINDIYGHAKGDEVLAEVGYRLRKHLRSDDFIIRYGGDEFIVVLKDIKEDKIFTVIERLKSALTFEVNGTQVKANVGYAVYPKDGASVDELIKIASARMYEDKKLYEKNEAV; via the coding sequence ATGACATATGATCAATACCTGGCACTTGGTTTTGCTGTACTTTTTGCATCTTTTGCCCTTGGCTTTAAGAATAGCGTTGTAAAAAAGCTCTCCGCTCTGTTCAGTGTATCCTTTTTGCTACAAACGGTCGCCGGTTTTTTAAATAAGAAGTATCTAAATCTCCTCTTGATCTTTTATAGCTATTTGCTCATTGCAGTAGCTTTTTTTTATAGCATATCCTTAACTAAGACCATAAGGTCGCTAAAGAACAAGGCATATTTAGATGCACTTACAAAGGTAAATAACAGAATGTTTTTTGAAGAGGTTTTAAAAAAAGAGCTCGAAAATTACGAAAAGCTTGGCATAAATTACTGCATACTTTTTATTGATATGTACAATTTCAAAGATATCAATGACATCTACGGTCATGCTAAAGGAGATGAAGTTTTAGCAGAAGTAGGGTATAGACTTAGAAAGCATTTAAGGTCTGACGATTTTATTATAAGATACGGTGGTGATGAGTTCATCGTGGTTCTAAAAGACATAAAAGAAGACAAGATATTTACAGTCATAGAAAGACTAAAAAGTGCGTTGACATTTGAAGTTAATGGTACTCAAGTAAAAGCCAACGTTGGATATGCTGTATATCCCAAGGATGGTGCAAGTGTGGATGAGCTTATAAAGATCGCCAGTGCTCGTATGTACGAAGACAAGAAACTTTATGAGAAAAATGAGGCAGTTTAG
- a CDS encoding PHP domain-containing protein, with protein sequence MIWLLIALLISYLALLHLYPIKWVKARRSKEFFEPPDFYVYSYEFHIHTQFSYDSLGKPEDIKMSMSSEDIDYAIITDHDTDAIKNFCDEHKMIAGVERKITDQEGKILGDLIEIDNLKVIAHPFKEKYRWKLSRDKEYILEIINLKDALLENKFMLFLHLLPVVLLLPIFKERSLSLLQKVIDIEKYACVYLKEGWDNPVIGGLDHHVKIYIREVGMRFLFPNYKYSFMLMRNFLLSKEKISSAKELINAIKRGITIVSFLPKPSLVWRKGKKLFVQTPYENSIVFVEGTQKNCFEGSCASTELNDGVYVVYAYRYLLRIGRLYLGVRPLFITALEVRKDGDALT encoded by the coding sequence ATGATCTGGCTTCTTATTGCACTACTGATTTCTTACTTAGCCCTTCTCCATCTATACCCTATTAAGTGGGTAAAAGCAAGAAGGTCTAAAGAGTTCTTTGAACCTCCTGACTTTTATGTGTATTCTTACGAGTTTCACATACACACACAGTTCTCTTACGATTCTTTGGGTAAGCCCGAAGACATAAAGATGAGTATGTCTTCTGAGGACATAGATTACGCAATAATCACAGATCACGATACAGACGCTATAAAAAATTTCTGTGATGAGCACAAGATGATTGCAGGTGTTGAAAGGAAGATCACGGATCAAGAGGGAAAGATCCTCGGAGATCTCATTGAGATAGATAACCTTAAAGTTATAGCTCACCCCTTTAAGGAAAAGTATAGGTGGAAACTAAGTAGAGATAAAGAGTACATATTGGAAATAATAAACCTAAAAGACGCTCTCCTTGAGAACAAATTTATGCTCTTTTTGCACCTACTTCCTGTAGTTTTGCTCCTTCCCATTTTTAAAGAAAGATCCTTATCCCTTTTGCAGAAAGTTATAGATATTGAAAAATACGCTTGCGTTTACTTAAAAGAAGGATGGGATAACCCTGTCATAGGAGGGCTTGATCACCATGTTAAAATATACATAAGGGAGGTAGGAATGAGATTTTTATTTCCTAACTATAAGTACTCTTTTATGCTTATGAGAAACTTCCTTTTGTCTAAAGAAAAGATATCTTCTGCCAAGGAACTTATTAATGCAATAAAGAGAGGTATTACCATTGTATCTTTTCTGCCCAAACCATCATTAGTATGGAGAAAGGGTAAAAAGCTCTTTGTTCAAACTCCTTACGAAAACTCTATTGTATTTGTAGAAGGAACACAAAAGAACTGTTTTGAAGGTAGTTGCGCAAGCACAGAACTAAATGACGGTGTGTATGTAGTTTATGCTTACAGATACCTTTTGAGAATAGGAAGATTATATTTAGGAGTTAGACCACTGTTTATAACTGCATTAGAGGTGAGGAAAGATGGAGATGCCCTTACCTGA
- the trpS gene encoding tryptophan--tRNA ligase produces the protein MRVISGMRPTGKLHLGHYFGVIKNWINLQENHETLFFIADWHALTTAYKKTSELKENIREVMLDWIALGLDPKKSLLFIQSRVKEHAELFLLFSMITPKSWLEWNPSYKDMKYNLLRIQDLEIQFKGGIRDLIKELTSRLPYKVEDFEALEDMILDELSQSLVRAVFEGYMESHILKELNVSKRDFYDTDTYGFLGYPVLQAADILIYKANAVPVGEDQLPHIELTREIARRFNYLYGDTFPEPQAMLTQTPKLVGIDGRKMSKSYNNAIYFADTKEEVEQKVMRFFTDPQKLRKGDPGRPEICPVFMYHKLFTQDEKVLQIEKDCKSGKLGCVECKKIMFEGLERFLEPIRERRESLKQDIKHLEELFEEGSKKARQIAIKTLEEVEKKMNLR, from the coding sequence TTTTTCATAGCGGACTGGCATGCTTTAACCACTGCTTACAAAAAAACCTCTGAGCTAAAAGAGAACATAAGAGAAGTGATGCTTGATTGGATAGCCTTAGGGCTTGATCCAAAAAAGAGTCTTCTCTTCATACAGTCCAGAGTAAAAGAGCACGCAGAACTCTTTTTACTTTTTAGTATGATAACACCAAAAAGCTGGCTTGAGTGGAATCCTAGCTACAAAGACATGAAGTATAATCTTCTGAGAATACAGGATTTAGAGATACAGTTCAAAGGTGGCATAAGGGACCTTATAAAAGAGCTGACTTCAAGACTTCCTTACAAGGTTGAAGATTTTGAGGCTCTTGAGGATATGATCCTTGATGAATTATCCCAGTCCCTTGTAAGAGCTGTATTTGAAGGATACATGGAAAGCCATATACTCAAAGAGCTTAATGTATCCAAGAGGGACTTTTACGATACGGACACCTACGGCTTTTTAGGTTATCCCGTGCTTCAAGCAGCGGACATCCTCATATACAAAGCTAACGCTGTTCCGGTGGGTGAAGATCAACTTCCCCATATAGAGCTAACAAGAGAGATAGCAAGAAGGTTCAACTATCTTTACGGTGATACCTTCCCTGAACCTCAGGCTATGCTTACTCAAACCCCCAAACTGGTAGGTATAGACGGTAGGAAAATGAGCAAATCCTACAACAATGCCATATACTTTGCAGATACAAAAGAAGAGGTGGAGCAAAAGGTCATGAGATTTTTTACCGATCCTCAAAAGCTTCGTAAAGGTGATCCCGGAAGACCAGAGATATGTCCCGTCTTTATGTACCACAAACTTTTTACGCAGGATGAAAAAGTTTTGCAAATAGAGAAAGACTGCAAAAGTGGAAAGCTCGGATGCGTTGAGTGCAAAAAGATCATGTTTGAAGGGCTTGAGAGATTTCTTGAACCAATAAGAGAAAGAAGGGAAAGCCTTAAACAAGACATTAAGCACTTAGAAGAACTGTTTGAAGAAGGGTCTAAAAAAGCAAGACAAATAGCGATAAAAACCCTTGAGGAAGTAGAGAAAAAAATGAATCTCAGATGA